A portion of the Euzebyales bacterium genome contains these proteins:
- the thiD gene encoding bifunctional hydroxymethylpyrimidine kinase/phosphomethylpyrimidine kinase, whose protein sequence is DLKTFAALGTFGCSVITALTAQNTRAVTAIHEVPPAFVTAQLDAVFDDIEIAAVKIGMLSNSAIIEAVATGLERHAARNVVLDPVMVAKSGDVLLEDDAIAALRDRLLPMATVITPNLPEASVLLDREAIDTVEDMERAAKALAALGPRAVLLKGGHLDDTHSRDVSYDARTDAVRHLDAIRIDTPNTHGTGCTLSSAIAAFLARGAPLELAIDGSKTYITDAIRAGAAMRVGSGHGPVHHFARLWREP, encoded by the coding sequence CCGACCTCAAGACGTTCGCAGCCCTCGGCACCTTCGGCTGCTCGGTGATCACCGCGCTGACCGCGCAGAACACCCGCGCGGTGACCGCGATCCACGAGGTGCCGCCGGCCTTCGTGACCGCGCAGCTCGACGCGGTGTTCGACGACATCGAGATCGCCGCGGTCAAGATCGGCATGCTCTCGAACAGCGCCATCATCGAGGCAGTCGCAACCGGGCTCGAGCGCCACGCGGCGCGCAACGTCGTGCTCGACCCGGTGATGGTCGCCAAGAGCGGCGACGTCCTGCTCGAGGACGACGCGATCGCAGCGCTGCGCGACCGACTGCTGCCCATGGCGACCGTCATCACGCCGAACCTGCCCGAGGCCTCCGTCCTGCTCGACCGCGAGGCCATCGACACCGTCGAGGACATGGAACGGGCCGCCAAGGCGCTGGCCGCGCTGGGGCCGCGGGCGGTCCTGCTCAAGGGCGGGCACCTGGACGACACCCACAGCCGGGACGTCAGCTACGACGCTCGCACCGATGCTGTGCGGCACCTCGACGCAATACGGATCGACACGCCGAACACCCACGGCACGGGATGCACGCTGTCGTCGGCGATCGCCGCGTTCCTGGCCCGCGGCGCGCCCCTTGAGCTCGCGATCGACGGCTCCAAGACCTACATTACCGACGCGATCCGCGCTGGCGCCGCCATGCGCGTGGGGTCGGGTCACGGGCCGGTCCACCACTTCGCGCGGCTGTGGCGGGAGCCAT